From a region of the Mercurialis annua linkage group LG1-X, ddMerAnnu1.2, whole genome shotgun sequence genome:
- the LOC126666224 gene encoding dehydration-responsive element-binding protein 3-like: MSNDHAHNSETESCSNTATSSYSPPCSPASTHSTTSNKHTAFVSSEQPTNKKSKRVRSDTNKHPVYRGVRMRNWGKWVSEIREPRKKSRIWLGTFPTPEMAARAHDVAALSIKGNSAILNFPDLADSLPRPASLAPRDVQAAATKAAQMDTFDKKITDSATSSSSSLSSSSSTSCLSSLVSAMDLSATTTTTTSSEEDQLSEILELPSLGTSYESAELSSDFVFVDSVDNWVYPPSWLEGSDGVFEDLAVAVGGFNMAANLTTGGFGQGLLWN; the protein is encoded by the coding sequence ATGAGTAATGATCATGCTCATAATTCCGAGACTGAAAGCTGCTCAAACACTGCCACCTCATCCTACTCGCCGCCGTGTTCTCCCGCTTCAACGCACTCTACTACTTCTAACAAACACACCGCCTTTGTCTCATCAGAACAGCCCACCAACAAAAAGAGCAAACGCGTAAGATCAGACACCAACAAGCACCCGGTTTACCGCGGTGTTCGCATGAGAAACTGGGGGAAATGGGTGTCGGAAATTCGTGAGCCTCGCAAGAAATCTCGCATTTGGCTCGGTACTTTTCCTACGCCTGAAATGGCGGCCAGAGCTCACGACGTTGCTGCTTTAAGCATTAAAGGTAACTCAGCGATACTCAACTTTCCTGACCTAGCTGACTCGCTACCACGCCCGGCCTCACTCGCTCCTCGCGACGTTCAAGCTGCTGCTACTAAAGCTGCACAAATGGATacgtttgataaaaaaataaccgACAGTGCAACGTCATCGTCGTCTTCATtgtcatcttcttcttcaactTCTTGTTTATCATCTCTGGTTTCTGCTATGGATTTATCAGCAACGACAACGACAACGACATCATCAGAAGAGGATCAGTTGAGTGAGATTCTGGAGTTGCCGAGTCTAGGAACGAGCTACGAGTCAGCTGAGTTGAGCAGCGATTTTGTGTTTGTGGACTCTGTGGACAACTGGGTTTATCCTCCGTCGTGGCTGGAGGGAAGCGACGGTGTTTTTGAAGACTTGGCGGTGGCTGTTGGAGGATTTAATATGGCGGCTAATCTTACAACTGGTGGTTTTGGGCAAGGTTTGTTATGGAATTAG